The Metabacillus litoralis genome contains a region encoding:
- a CDS encoding BMP family lipoprotein, whose translation MFIKNVTALFALVFVIITAGCSQQETASSVDDKVKIGIMLSDVGLGDQSFSDSAFNGLTKARDELGILFDYRELKESETYEKGLTELVEEDHDIIVGLGFMVQTDLEKVAKKYPDQHFILIDAVSELENVTSITFKEDEGSFLTGVVAALATKSNKLGFIGGDDVPLINKFEDGFIEGAKSVNPSITVEVKYAGDFGNDQLGAQIARDMIQKDVDVLYAAAGFTGVGMLKEAQANKVLAIGVDTDQYFYAEKAVVTSMLKKVDTAMYQLAEQLIKDGKISEGHIELGIKDNGIDLAPLRVVPFSEEQQQTIDEWKEKLTSGS comes from the coding sequence ATGTTCATCAAGAATGTAACAGCCTTGTTTGCTTTAGTTTTTGTGATCATCACCGCTGGTTGTTCGCAGCAAGAGACCGCGAGCTCAGTTGATGACAAGGTGAAAATTGGTATTATGTTGTCTGACGTCGGACTAGGAGATCAATCTTTTAGTGACTCGGCATTTAATGGATTAACAAAAGCAAGAGACGAGCTTGGAATTTTATTTGATTATAGAGAACTTAAAGAATCAGAAACGTATGAAAAAGGTTTAACAGAATTAGTTGAAGAAGATCACGATATTATTGTTGGTTTAGGTTTTATGGTGCAAACCGACCTAGAGAAGGTGGCTAAAAAATATCCTGATCAACACTTTATTTTAATTGATGCAGTTTCTGAACTTGAAAATGTAACATCTATTACATTTAAAGAAGATGAAGGAAGCTTTCTAACAGGTGTAGTTGCAGCTTTAGCTACAAAATCAAATAAATTAGGTTTTATTGGTGGAGATGATGTCCCACTAATTAATAAGTTTGAAGATGGCTTTATTGAGGGAGCAAAATCTGTAAATCCTTCAATTACTGTGGAAGTTAAATATGCAGGAGACTTCGGTAACGACCAGCTTGGAGCGCAGATTGCACGTGATATGATTCAAAAAGATGTGGATGTTTTATATGCGGCAGCTGGTTTTACTGGTGTTGGTATGTTAAAGGAGGCCCAGGCAAATAAAGTATTGGCCATCGGTGTAGACACGGATCAATATTTTTATGCTGAGAAAGCTGTTGTCACATCGATGCTGAAAAAGGTTGATACAGCTATGTATCAATTAGCAGAGCAGTTAATAAAAGACGGGAAAATTTCTGAAGGCCATATTGAGTTAGGAATTAAAGATAATGGAATCGATTTGGCTCCACTTAGAGTCGTACCATTCAGTGAAGAACAACAACAAACGATTGATGAGTGGAAAGAAAAGCTCACAAGTGGCAGTTAG
- a CDS encoding FMN-dependent NADH-azoreductase yields MSNVLFIKANSRPTEQAVSVQLYEAFLQSYKESHPEDTVTELDLFQENLPYYGVDMINGMFKRGKGMELTSEEELAANTVQKYLDQFLAADKVVFAFPLWNFSVPAVLHTYMDYLCQAGTTFKYTAEGPVGLLADKKVVLLNARGGVYSEGPAASKEMSVNYVKTLLDFFGIKETTDVIVEGHNQFPDRTSEIIEAGIQKAASVATQF; encoded by the coding sequence ATGTCAAACGTATTATTTATTAAAGCAAATTCACGCCCTACTGAACAGGCTGTAAGTGTTCAATTATATGAGGCTTTTTTACAAAGCTATAAAGAATCTCATCCTGAAGATACAGTTACAGAGCTTGATCTTTTCCAAGAAAACTTACCTTACTATGGAGTAGACATGATTAACGGAATGTTCAAACGTGGTAAAGGAATGGAATTAACATCTGAAGAAGAACTTGCAGCAAATACAGTTCAAAAATATTTGGATCAATTCCTTGCAGCAGATAAAGTTGTTTTCGCCTTCCCACTTTGGAACTTCTCAGTTCCTGCTGTTCTTCACACGTACATGGATTACTTATGTCAAGCAGGAACAACATTCAAATATACAGCAGAAGGTCCAGTGGGATTATTAGCTGATAAAAAAGTTGTCCTTTTAAATGCACGTGGTGGCGTTTATTCTGAAGGTCCTGCTGCGTCAAAAGAAATGTCGGTCAACTATGTAAAAACACTTTTAGATTTCTTTGGTATTAAAGAAACAACAGACGTAATAGTTGAAGGTCATAACCAATTCCCTGACCGTACGAGCGAAATTATTGAAGCTGGTATTCAAAAAGCTGCATCTGTTGCTACTCAATTCTAA
- a CDS encoding CvfB family protein — translation MIPGTFATLTIDEQVDYGYFLTDGKDRVLLHNNEVIGEVEEGEKVEVFFGVDAQDRLYATMKKPFITQDTYGWVEVVDIVEDMGAFVDIGLSKDALVAKDHLPYLREVWPNVGDKLYCTLKVSKNGRFFVRLATEEIVEPFFKNADRALFNKEVTGTVYRMIVAGSFILTEEGYKGFIHSSQREVEPRLGETVTGRVIDVKEDGTINVSLLPRKHEAQGSDAERIYAYMQDRNGAMPFTDKSDPDDIKERFNLSKGAFKRALGLLMKNNRVYQKDGWTYFKEEENN, via the coding sequence ATGATCCCAGGAACTTTTGCAACACTAACAATAGATGAGCAGGTGGATTACGGATACTTTTTAACAGATGGGAAAGACCGTGTTCTTTTACATAATAATGAAGTGATCGGAGAAGTTGAAGAAGGAGAAAAGGTGGAGGTTTTCTTTGGTGTTGACGCACAAGATCGCCTTTACGCAACAATGAAAAAGCCGTTCATTACCCAAGATACATATGGCTGGGTTGAAGTGGTGGACATCGTTGAGGATATGGGCGCTTTTGTGGATATTGGGCTAAGCAAGGATGCATTAGTAGCTAAAGATCATCTTCCATATTTACGTGAAGTGTGGCCAAATGTAGGGGACAAGCTTTATTGTACGTTAAAGGTTTCGAAAAACGGCCGATTTTTTGTACGACTAGCAACAGAAGAAATTGTTGAGCCATTCTTTAAGAATGCAGATCGAGCTTTATTCAACAAGGAAGTAACAGGAACAGTTTACCGAATGATCGTTGCCGGATCGTTCATTCTTACAGAAGAAGGATACAAAGGGTTTATTCATTCCTCCCAACGTGAAGTTGAGCCAAGATTAGGCGAGACAGTCACCGGCAGGGTCATTGATGTAAAAGAAGATGGAACAATCAATGTTTCTTTATTACCACGAAAACATGAAGCACAAGGCAGTGATGCGGAAAGAATCTATGCATATATGCAGGATAGAAACGGTGCTATGCCTTTTACAGATAAAAGTGATCCTGATGATATAAAAGAACGTTTTAATCTTAGTAAGGGAGCATTTAAACGAGCTTTAGGATTATTAATGAAAAATAATCGAGTTTATCAAAAGGATGGCTGGACTTACTTTAAAGAAGAAGAAAATAATTAA
- a CDS encoding YajQ family cyclic di-GMP-binding protein, producing the protein MAKDSSFDIVSKVEFPEVTNAINIAMKEIATRYDFKGSKSNISLEKEELVLVSDDEYKLEQLKDVLLSKLIKRNVPIKNISYKKVENASGGTVRQKAELVSGIDKDNAKKINTIIKNTGLKVKSQIQDDQIRVTGKSRDELQQIIAAIKGADLPIDVQFINYR; encoded by the coding sequence ATGGCGAAAGATAGTTCATTTGATATTGTATCAAAAGTTGAGTTTCCAGAAGTTACAAATGCAATCAATATCGCAATGAAAGAAATTGCAACAAGATATGACTTTAAAGGTAGCAAAAGCAATATCAGTCTAGAAAAAGAAGAGCTTGTTTTAGTTTCAGACGATGAATACAAACTAGAGCAGTTAAAAGATGTTCTTCTATCTAAGCTGATTAAGAGAAACGTACCGATTAAAAACATTTCTTATAAAAAGGTTGAAAATGCTTCTGGTGGCACTGTTCGTCAAAAAGCTGAATTGGTTTCAGGAATTGATAAAGATAACGCAAAGAAAATTAATACCATTATTAAAAACACTGGTCTTAAAGTAAAATCTCAAATTCAAGACGACCAAATCCGTGTAACCGGAAAAAGCCGTGATGAGCTTCAGCAAATTATTGCAGCAATCAAAGGTGCTGATTTACCAATTGATGTTCAATTCATCAACTACCGCTAA
- a CDS encoding DUF3231 family protein, translated as MTQNVRLTGPEITALWGQYMNDSMSVCVLTYFIKTVKDDEVKSILEFALNLSKTHVEKVKELLKKEEYPIPKGFTEEDINLNAPPLFSNNFMMQYLYVMTLHGMNSYSLAVGTSVRADQREYFIKCNQEATTLYDKIIELMLHKGVFSRPPYINAPHETDVVDKQNYLGGWFTKKRPLNGIEVGNIYYNMQKTIVKIDLEIGFSQVCHSKEVREYFQRGANICKKHIDVFTQILTEDNLPSPRNWTSEVSNTTVSPFSDKLMLFHIVSLVSVTVGYYGTALSTCQRKDVILKYMRLLAEIGIYAEDGANILIKNGWFEQPPSIDDRAALARKK; from the coding sequence ATGACTCAAAATGTTCGATTAACTGGGCCTGAGATTACTGCACTTTGGGGTCAATATATGAATGATAGTATGTCGGTTTGTGTTTTAACTTATTTTATTAAGACGGTAAAGGACGACGAAGTAAAATCAATCCTAGAATTTGCATTGAACTTATCCAAAACACATGTGGAAAAAGTGAAGGAATTATTAAAAAAGGAAGAGTATCCTATACCAAAAGGATTTACAGAGGAAGATATTAACCTTAATGCACCACCATTGTTTTCAAATAACTTCATGATGCAGTATCTCTACGTGATGACCCTCCATGGAATGAATAGCTATTCACTAGCGGTTGGAACATCGGTGAGAGCTGACCAAAGAGAATATTTCATAAAATGTAATCAAGAGGCTACAACTTTATATGATAAAATAATTGAATTAATGCTACATAAAGGTGTATTTAGTCGACCACCATACATTAATGCTCCGCATGAAACAGATGTTGTGGATAAGCAAAATTATTTGGGTGGCTGGTTTACAAAAAAGAGACCTTTAAACGGAATTGAAGTAGGAAATATTTATTACAATATGCAAAAAACGATTGTGAAAATTGATTTAGAAATTGGTTTTAGCCAAGTTTGTCACTCAAAAGAAGTAAGAGAATATTTTCAAAGAGGGGCAAATATATGTAAAAAGCATATTGATGTTTTCACGCAAATTTTAACAGAAGATAATTTGCCATCACCAAGAAATTGGACGTCTGAAGTATCTAATACCACTGTCTCTCCATTTTCTGACAAACTTATGCTGTTCCATATCGTGTCATTAGTTTCAGTAACAGTAGGCTATTATGGTACCGCCTTATCAACTTGCCAAAGAAAAGACGTTATTTTAAAATACATGAGATTACTTGCAGAGATAGGGATTTATGCTGAAGATGGGGCGAATATATTAATAAAAAACGGTTGGTTTGAACAACCTCCATCTATAGATGACCGAGCTGCTTTAGCTAGGAAAAAGTAA
- a CDS encoding bifunctional homocysteine S-methyltransferase/methylenetetrahydrofolate reductase: MNFLEDLKSKILVADGAMGTMLYSHGVDRCFEELNLSKPEDVLAVHQAYIEAGANLIQTNTYGANDIKLSRYGLEDDIRQINKKAIEIAKKAAKESTYVFGTIGGIRTFKKSAHSIEEIKRNFREQLYLLLNEDVDGLLLETFYDLEEMKTVLSIARKETNKPIIANVSLHEAGVLQDGTSLTDGFSILEELGANVIGLNCRLGPHHMIQSLEEVPIPEKAFLSVFPNSSLPALNEGRLVYESDETYFKESALKFREQGVRLIGGCCGTTPNHIKAMAEAIANLAPVQTKQVKVAKKSAIEVQDQKVNSLPPLEEIVREKRSVIVELDPPKKLGMDKFLEGAQALHDAGIDALTLADNSLASPRISNLAAGILAKEKTGARTLIHITCRDRNLIGLQSHLMGLHSLGMSDVLAITGDPSKIGDFPGATSVYDVSSFDLISLIKQFNEGVSYSGKPLGQKTNFSVAAAFNPNVRHLDKAVLRLEKKIAHGADYFISQPLYSSQQIIDVYNETRNLQAPIYIGIMPLTSSRNAEFIHNEIPGIKLSDSIREKMATAGNDKEKARQEGLAIAKDLIDTAFDLFNGIYLITPFLQYDLTVELTNYIHEKEKQRAERKITHV, from the coding sequence ATGAATTTTTTAGAAGATTTAAAAAGTAAAATTTTAGTTGCTGACGGTGCAATGGGAACAATGCTTTACTCTCACGGAGTAGATCGCTGCTTTGAAGAATTAAACCTTTCTAAGCCTGAAGATGTGCTTGCTGTACACCAAGCCTATATTGAGGCAGGCGCTAACCTCATCCAAACGAATACATATGGGGCAAACGATATCAAATTGTCTCGTTACGGGTTAGAGGACGACATTAGACAAATCAATAAAAAAGCGATAGAAATTGCAAAAAAAGCTGCAAAAGAGTCAACCTATGTTTTTGGAACAATCGGAGGAATCCGTACCTTTAAAAAGAGTGCTCATAGTATTGAAGAAATTAAACGTAATTTTAGAGAGCAACTCTATCTTTTGCTAAATGAAGATGTGGACGGTCTACTACTCGAAACATTCTATGACTTAGAAGAAATGAAAACTGTTCTTTCAATTGCTCGAAAAGAAACAAATAAACCGATCATTGCAAATGTATCACTCCATGAAGCTGGTGTATTACAGGACGGTACTTCATTAACAGACGGATTTTCTATCTTAGAAGAACTCGGAGCAAACGTAATTGGCTTAAACTGCCGTTTAGGTCCACATCACATGATTCAATCTCTAGAAGAAGTACCTATTCCTGAGAAGGCTTTTCTATCTGTTTTTCCTAATAGCAGCTTACCTGCATTAAATGAGGGTCGTCTTGTCTATGAATCTGATGAAACTTACTTTAAGGAAAGCGCCCTAAAATTTAGAGAACAAGGTGTTAGATTAATAGGCGGGTGCTGTGGTACAACACCAAACCATATTAAAGCGATGGCTGAGGCAATAGCTAATTTAGCCCCTGTACAAACAAAGCAAGTAAAAGTCGCGAAAAAATCGGCAATTGAAGTTCAAGATCAAAAGGTAAACTCCCTCCCACCACTTGAGGAGATTGTGAGAGAAAAGCGCTCGGTTATTGTTGAGCTTGATCCTCCTAAAAAGCTTGGAATGGATAAATTTTTAGAAGGAGCACAAGCACTGCATGATGCAGGAATTGATGCATTAACACTAGCCGATAATTCATTAGCATCCCCTCGTATTAGTAATCTAGCAGCAGGGATTCTAGCAAAAGAAAAAACAGGTGCAAGAACACTAATTCATATTACTTGTCGTGACCGCAATTTAATTGGCTTACAATCTCATTTAATGGGGTTACATTCACTTGGTATGAGTGATGTATTAGCTATCACTGGAGATCCATCTAAAATTGGCGATTTCCCGGGAGCTACATCTGTTTATGATGTTTCATCATTTGATTTAATCAGCTTAATTAAACAATTTAACGAAGGTGTATCTTATTCAGGGAAGCCACTTGGTCAGAAAACAAATTTCTCTGTAGCAGCTGCTTTTAACCCTAACGTACGTCATCTTGATAAGGCTGTTTTAAGACTTGAAAAGAAGATTGCTCATGGTGCGGATTACTTTATTTCACAGCCTTTATACTCAAGTCAACAAATTATCGATGTTTATAATGAAACCAGAAATTTACAAGCTCCAATTTATATCGGCATTATGCCATTAACATCTAGCCGTAATGCAGAATTCATTCACAATGAAATTCCAGGCATTAAGCTTTCTGATTCTATTCGTGAAAAAATGGCAACTGCTGGAAATGACAAAGAAAAGGCTCGTCAAGAAGGCCTGGCCATTGCGAAGGATTTAATTGATACAGCATTTGACTTATTTAATGGAATTTATTTAATTACCCCATTTTTACAATATGACCTGACAGTGGAGTTAACAAATTACATCCATGAAAAGGAAAAACAGCGAGCTGAAAGGAAGATTACCCATGTCTAG
- a CDS encoding MarR family winged helix-turn-helix transcriptional regulator has product MTLSLNDYISIFIHQTDLELTSYVKNKLSPFNIAPEQNLIMMLLWEHDGRSQNEIATKLNKDKTNIARMSYGLEQKGFIKRRMCPNDRRVQRLYLTDSGLKLKKHIIPIAEQFNTLVCQNITTEELDQLRKILLKMRANLI; this is encoded by the coding sequence ATGACACTTTCTTTAAACGACTATATTAGTATTTTCATTCACCAAACTGACTTGGAATTAACCAGTTATGTTAAAAATAAATTATCACCCTTTAATATTGCTCCCGAGCAAAACTTAATTATGATGCTACTTTGGGAACATGACGGACGTAGTCAAAATGAAATTGCAACCAAGTTGAATAAAGATAAAACCAACATTGCAAGAATGTCATACGGCCTTGAACAAAAAGGCTTTATAAAAAGAAGAATGTGTCCAAATGACCGCCGAGTTCAACGGTTATATTTAACTGATAGTGGACTCAAGCTTAAAAAGCATATTATTCCAATTGCTGAACAGTTTAACACTCTTGTATGTCAAAATATCACCACCGAAGAGCTCGATCAGCTTAGAAAAATCCTCCTAAAAATGCGCGCAAATTTAATATGA
- the metH gene encoding methionine synthase has translation MSSIKKELEKRILVLDGAMGTMIQAANLTAEDFGGEEYDGCNEYLTLTSPKTIQDIHEAYLEAGSDIISTNTFGATSLVLDEYDLGHLALEVNIESAKIAKRAAEKFSTAEKPRYVAGAMGPTTKTLSVTGGTTFDTLVENYEEQARGLILGGADLLLLETSQDMLNVKAGFLGIQQAFENTGKEIPLMVSGTIEPMGTTLAGQDIEAFYVSLEHMKPISVGLNCATGPEFMTDHIRTLSGLANTAVSCYPNAGLPDEEGNYHESPESLAKKLVAFAEQGWLNLVGGCCGTTPDHIRAITEAVSTVSPRKMEEITNGHTVSGIDALIYEEGMRPLFVGERTNVIGSRKFKRLIAEGKIEEASEIARAQVKNGAHVIDICLADPDRDELEDMEVFIPEVVKKVKAPLVIDSTDEKVIEIALKYSQGKAIINSINLEDGEERFDAIVPLVKKYGGSLVVGTIDEVGMALTAEKKLEVAIRSHDLLVKKHGLKASDLIFDPLVFPVGTGDEQYIGSANETVRGIQLIKEKLPECLTILGVSNVSFGLPPVGREVLNAVYLYHCTQAGLDYAIVNTEKLERFASIPKEEIEMAENLLFKTTDESLAKFTAFYRGKKKEDKKPVQNLSLEERLANYIVEGTKEGLIPDLELALKKYPEPLDIINGPLMTGMAEVGVLFNDNQLIVAEVLQSAEVMKASVSYLEQFMEKRDDSGKGKILLATVKGDVHDIGKNLVDIILSNNGYRVVDLGIKVTPQTLIQAVKDEKPDLIGLSGLLVKSAQQMVITAQDLHKANCDLPILVGGAALSRKFTRMKIAPEYNGPVVYAKDAMDGLSLANQLRTSPELFAQKEAAVAEETKTKAAPSQAVTDLLIKRGNLSEAPIFTPNDTKRHIIRDIDLSQIIPYVNMQMLIGHHLGLKGKIKELVKKKDPKALELVELIQELLKDGAKQKWFKPAAVYQFFPSYSEGNKLHILNPDNTDSILQTYDFPRQEKVPHRCISDYVRPKQDNGFDYVAMFAVTAGSQIRELAQGFKEQGDYLKSHAVQALALELAEGLAERTHQLIRDRWGFPDAPDFTMDQRFSAKYQGQRFSFGYPACPDLEDQEKLFKALRPEDIGIQLTDGFMMEPEASVTAIVVSHPEAKYFNVM, from the coding sequence ATGTCTAGCATAAAAAAAGAACTGGAAAAACGAATACTTGTACTCGATGGCGCTATGGGTACAATGATTCAAGCTGCAAACCTAACAGCTGAAGACTTTGGTGGCGAAGAATATGATGGATGTAATGAATACTTAACACTCACTTCGCCTAAAACAATTCAAGACATTCATGAAGCCTATTTAGAAGCAGGCTCAGACATTATCTCAACAAATACGTTCGGTGCTACAAGCCTTGTTCTAGACGAATATGACCTTGGTCATCTAGCATTAGAAGTTAACATTGAATCTGCAAAAATCGCAAAACGTGCTGCTGAGAAATTTTCAACAGCTGAAAAACCACGATATGTTGCAGGAGCAATGGGACCTACAACAAAAACTCTATCTGTTACCGGTGGAACAACGTTTGATACATTAGTAGAAAATTATGAAGAACAAGCAAGAGGGTTAATTCTAGGAGGAGCTGATTTGCTTCTTCTAGAAACAAGTCAGGATATGCTAAACGTAAAAGCAGGTTTCCTTGGCATTCAACAAGCGTTTGAAAACACTGGTAAAGAAATACCTCTTATGGTCTCGGGAACAATTGAACCTATGGGTACTACCCTAGCAGGACAGGATATCGAGGCCTTTTATGTTTCTCTTGAGCATATGAAACCAATTTCAGTTGGATTAAACTGTGCGACAGGTCCAGAATTTATGACAGACCATATCCGTACATTATCAGGCTTAGCAAACACTGCAGTTAGCTGTTATCCAAATGCAGGATTACCTGATGAAGAAGGAAACTATCATGAATCACCAGAATCATTAGCAAAGAAATTAGTTGCTTTTGCAGAGCAAGGCTGGCTTAACCTTGTTGGTGGTTGCTGTGGAACTACTCCTGATCATATTCGTGCTATTACTGAAGCTGTTTCAACAGTCTCTCCTCGTAAAATGGAAGAGATTACAAACGGTCACACCGTTTCTGGTATTGACGCCCTTATTTATGAAGAAGGAATGCGTCCCCTATTTGTTGGTGAACGGACAAACGTTATTGGTTCAAGAAAATTCAAACGCCTTATTGCTGAAGGTAAGATTGAAGAAGCATCTGAAATTGCTAGAGCACAAGTGAAAAATGGTGCACATGTAATTGATATCTGTTTAGCTGACCCTGACAGAGACGAGCTAGAAGATATGGAAGTATTCATCCCAGAGGTTGTGAAGAAGGTTAAAGCTCCTCTTGTTATTGACTCAACAGATGAAAAAGTTATTGAAATAGCATTAAAATATTCGCAAGGAAAAGCCATCATTAACTCAATTAACCTTGAAGATGGTGAAGAACGATTTGATGCAATCGTCCCTCTTGTCAAAAAGTACGGTGGTTCATTAGTTGTTGGAACAATTGATGAAGTTGGAATGGCATTAACAGCTGAAAAGAAACTCGAAGTAGCTATCCGCTCTCATGATCTTTTAGTGAAAAAGCATGGACTAAAAGCCAGTGACTTAATTTTTGATCCGCTCGTCTTCCCAGTTGGAACTGGTGATGAGCAGTACATTGGTTCTGCTAATGAAACAGTTCGCGGTATTCAGCTCATTAAAGAAAAATTACCTGAATGCTTAACAATCCTTGGAGTAAGTAACGTTTCCTTTGGTCTTCCTCCTGTCGGTCGTGAAGTATTAAATGCTGTTTATCTCTATCACTGTACACAAGCAGGCCTAGATTACGCGATCGTTAATACAGAAAAACTAGAGCGTTTCGCCTCTATTCCTAAAGAAGAAATCGAAATGGCAGAAAATCTTTTATTTAAAACAACAGATGAGTCGCTTGCGAAATTCACTGCCTTTTATCGTGGAAAGAAAAAAGAAGACAAAAAACCTGTCCAAAATCTTTCATTAGAAGAAAGATTAGCAAACTATATAGTAGAAGGAACAAAAGAAGGCCTTATTCCTGACTTAGAGTTGGCTCTTAAGAAATATCCAGAACCTCTTGATATTATTAATGGACCTTTAATGACGGGTATGGCCGAGGTTGGTGTACTTTTTAACGATAATCAGCTTATCGTTGCCGAGGTATTACAAAGCGCCGAAGTGATGAAGGCCTCTGTTTCTTACCTAGAGCAGTTCATGGAAAAACGTGATGACAGCGGAAAAGGAAAAATCCTTCTTGCCACTGTTAAGGGTGATGTTCATGATATCGGAAAAAACCTTGTTGATATTATTTTAAGTAATAACGGTTATAGAGTAGTTGATCTTGGAATTAAAGTAACACCTCAAACACTTATTCAAGCTGTGAAAGATGAAAAGCCGGATCTAATTGGTTTATCTGGTTTACTTGTTAAATCAGCTCAGCAAATGGTGATTACAGCACAAGATCTGCATAAAGCAAACTGTGACCTTCCGATTTTAGTTGGTGGAGCAGCTCTTTCTAGAAAGTTTACAAGAATGAAGATAGCTCCTGAATACAACGGTCCTGTTGTTTATGCAAAAGACGCAATGGATGGTTTATCGCTTGCTAATCAATTACGAACTTCACCTGAATTATTTGCTCAAAAAGAAGCAGCAGTTGCAGAAGAAACAAAAACGAAAGCTGCTCCGTCTCAGGCTGTGACTGATTTATTAATCAAACGCGGAAATCTAAGTGAAGCACCAATTTTCACTCCTAATGATACGAAACGACATATTATTAGAGACATTGACTTATCGCAAATCATCCCTTATGTGAATATGCAAATGCTCATTGGTCATCACCTTGGCTTAAAAGGAAAAATTAAAGAATTAGTGAAGAAAAAAGATCCAAAAGCACTTGAGCTTGTTGAGCTCATCCAGGAGCTCCTTAAGGATGGTGCAAAGCAAAAATGGTTTAAGCCAGCTGCTGTGTATCAGTTCTTCCCTTCCTATAGTGAAGGAAACAAGCTACACATTTTGAATCCGGACAATACCGATTCTATTTTACAAACGTATGATTTTCCAAGACAGGAAAAGGTGCCACATCGTTGTATTTCTGACTATGTGCGTCCTAAGCAGGATAATGGGTTTGATTATGTAGCCATGTTTGCTGTAACAGCAGGCAGTCAAATTCGTGAACTAGCACAAGGCTTTAAAGAACAAGGCGACTATTTAAAGAGCCATGCTGTTCAAGCCCTTGCTCTTGAGCTTGCAGAAGGATTAGCTGAACGAACTCACCAATTAATTCGTGACCGTTGGGGCTTCCCTGATGCACCTGACTTTACAATGGATCAACGTTTTTCAGCTAAATATCAAGGTCAACGCTTTTCATTTGGATATCCAGCTTGCCCAGACCTTGAAGACCAAGAAAAGCTATTCAAAGCGCTCCGACCAGAAGATATCGGAATTCAATTAACAGACGGCTTCATGATGGAACCAGAGGCTTCTGTTACCGCAATAGTCGTGTCTCATCCGGAAGCGAAATATTTTAATGTTATGTAG